A genomic segment from Capra hircus breed San Clemente chromosome 7, ASM170441v1, whole genome shotgun sequence encodes:
- the UBXN6 gene encoding UBX domain-containing protein 6 isoform X2 → MAAAAALARLEQKQPRARGPTSQDSIRNQVRKELRAEATVSGNPEAPGSNTAPEPKEEGSAHLAVPGVYFTCPLTGAILRKDQRDARIREAILMHFSTDPVAASIMKIHTFNKDRDRVKLGVDTIAKYLDNIHLHPEEEKYRKIKVQNKVFQERIHCLEGTHEFFEAIGFQKVLLPIPDQDGPEEFYVLSEAALAQPQSLERHKEQLLSAEPVRATLARQRRVFRPSPLASQFDLPADFFNLTAEEIKREQRLRSEAVERLSVLRTKAMREREEQREMRKYTYTLLRVRLPDGCLLQGTFYARERVAVLYGFVREALQNDWLPFELLASGGQKLSEDENLAFNECGLVPSALLTFSWDAAVLEDIRAAGTQPDMSILKPELLSAIEKL, encoded by the exons ATGGCGGCAGCGGCGGCCCTGGCCCGGCTGGAGCAGAAGCAGCCCCGGGCACGGGGCCCCACATCTCAGGACTCCATCCGGAACCAGG TGAGAAAGGAACTCCGAGCTGAAGCAACGGTCAGCGGGAACCCAGAGGCCCCAGGGAGCAACACG GCGCCAGAGCCCAAAGAGGAAGGCTCGGCCCACCTGGCGGTGCCCGGAGTATACTTCACCTGCCCTCTCACAGGGGCCATCCTAAGGAAGGACCAGCGGGACGCCCGCATCAGAGAGGCCATTCTCATG CACTTCTCCACTGACCCAGTGGCTGCCTCCATCATGAAGATCCACACGTTCAACAAAGACCGGGACCGGGTGAAGCTGGGCGTGGACACCATCGCCAA GTACCTGGACAACATCCACCTGCACCCAGAGGAGGAGAAGTACCGAAAGATCAAGGTGCAGAACAAGGTGTTCCAG GAGCGCATTCACTGCCTGGAAGGGACCCACGAGTTTTTTGAGGCCATCGGCTTCCAGAAGGTGCTGCTTCCAATCCCTGACCAGG ATGGCCCCGAGGAGTTCTATGTGCTGAGCGAGGCCGCTCtggcccagcctcagagtctgGAGCGCCACAAGGAGCAGCTGCTGAGCGCCGAGCCTGTGCGCGCCACTTTGGCCCGCCAGCGCCGTGTCTTCCGGCCCTCGCCCCTGGCCTCGCAGTTCGACCTGCCCGCGGACTTCTTCAACCTCACGGCCGAGGAGATCAAGCGGGAGCAGCGGCTGCGGTCGGAGGCCGTGGAGCGGCTGAGCGTGCTACGGACCAAGGCCATGCGTGAGCGGGAGGAGCAGCGGGAGATGCGCAAGTACACGTACACGCTGCTGCGCGTGCGCCTCCCCGATGGCTGCTTGCTGCAGG GGACCTTCTACGCCCGGGAACGGGTGGCGGTGCTGTATGGGTTTGTCCGGGAGGCCTTGCAGAACGACTGGCTGCCCTTTGAGCTGCTGGCCTCAGGCGGACAGAAGCTGTCGGAAGATGAGAACCTGGCCTTCAACGAATGTGGGCTG GTGCCCTCTGCCCTCCTGACCTTCTCGTGGGACGCGGCTGTGCTTGAGGACATCAGGGCTGCAGGCACCCAGCCAGACATGTCTATCCTGAAACCTGAGCTCCTGTCGGCCATTGAGAAGCTCTAG
- the UBXN6 gene encoding UBX domain-containing protein 6 isoform X1 — protein sequence MKKFFQEIKADIKFKSAGPGQKLTESAGEKAPKEKPSQPPVRQPRQGPTNEAQMAAAAALARLEQKQPRARGPTSQDSIRNQVRKELRAEATVSGNPEAPGSNTAPEPKEEGSAHLAVPGVYFTCPLTGAILRKDQRDARIREAILMHFSTDPVAASIMKIHTFNKDRDRVKLGVDTIAKYLDNIHLHPEEEKYRKIKVQNKVFQERIHCLEGTHEFFEAIGFQKVLLPIPDQDGPEEFYVLSEAALAQPQSLERHKEQLLSAEPVRATLARQRRVFRPSPLASQFDLPADFFNLTAEEIKREQRLRSEAVERLSVLRTKAMREREEQREMRKYTYTLLRVRLPDGCLLQGTFYARERVAVLYGFVREALQNDWLPFELLASGGQKLSEDENLAFNECGLVPSALLTFSWDAAVLEDIRAAGTQPDMSILKPELLSAIEKL from the exons GGAGAAGGCCCCCAAAGAGAAGCCCAGCCAGCCACCAGTCCGGCAGCCCCGCCAGGGACCCACCAATGAGGCACAGATGGCGGCAGCGGCGGCCCTGGCCCGGCTGGAGCAGAAGCAGCCCCGGGCACGGGGCCCCACATCTCAGGACTCCATCCGGAACCAGG TGAGAAAGGAACTCCGAGCTGAAGCAACGGTCAGCGGGAACCCAGAGGCCCCAGGGAGCAACACG GCGCCAGAGCCCAAAGAGGAAGGCTCGGCCCACCTGGCGGTGCCCGGAGTATACTTCACCTGCCCTCTCACAGGGGCCATCCTAAGGAAGGACCAGCGGGACGCCCGCATCAGAGAGGCCATTCTCATG CACTTCTCCACTGACCCAGTGGCTGCCTCCATCATGAAGATCCACACGTTCAACAAAGACCGGGACCGGGTGAAGCTGGGCGTGGACACCATCGCCAA GTACCTGGACAACATCCACCTGCACCCAGAGGAGGAGAAGTACCGAAAGATCAAGGTGCAGAACAAGGTGTTCCAG GAGCGCATTCACTGCCTGGAAGGGACCCACGAGTTTTTTGAGGCCATCGGCTTCCAGAAGGTGCTGCTTCCAATCCCTGACCAGG ATGGCCCCGAGGAGTTCTATGTGCTGAGCGAGGCCGCTCtggcccagcctcagagtctgGAGCGCCACAAGGAGCAGCTGCTGAGCGCCGAGCCTGTGCGCGCCACTTTGGCCCGCCAGCGCCGTGTCTTCCGGCCCTCGCCCCTGGCCTCGCAGTTCGACCTGCCCGCGGACTTCTTCAACCTCACGGCCGAGGAGATCAAGCGGGAGCAGCGGCTGCGGTCGGAGGCCGTGGAGCGGCTGAGCGTGCTACGGACCAAGGCCATGCGTGAGCGGGAGGAGCAGCGGGAGATGCGCAAGTACACGTACACGCTGCTGCGCGTGCGCCTCCCCGATGGCTGCTTGCTGCAGG GGACCTTCTACGCCCGGGAACGGGTGGCGGTGCTGTATGGGTTTGTCCGGGAGGCCTTGCAGAACGACTGGCTGCCCTTTGAGCTGCTGGCCTCAGGCGGACAGAAGCTGTCGGAAGATGAGAACCTGGCCTTCAACGAATGTGGGCTG GTGCCCTCTGCCCTCCTGACCTTCTCGTGGGACGCGGCTGTGCTTGAGGACATCAGGGCTGCAGGCACCCAGCCAGACATGTCTATCCTGAAACCTGAGCTCCTGTCGGCCATTGAGAAGCTCTAG